From the genome of Solanum pennellii chromosome 6, SPENNV200:
CCTGTTCATGCAATTGCCGAAGCGTTTAGGAACTCCAGATATGGTCAGGATATAAAATCCTTCCTTTCTACTCCATATGATAGATCCAAAGGTCATCCCTCAGCTCTATCTACGACAAAGTATGCTATTCCCAGATGGGATCTCTTTAAAGCTTGTTTCGAGAGAGAGTGGCTTCTAATGACTAGGCATAGCTTTCTTTATATCTTCAGAACGTTTCAGGTATGCCTGTAAAGTTTACATTCTCTATACCAATATGattcacatttttttcattttctgccttcaatttcaaaatttaaaaggaCGTAAAATGAGacttttgttccttttttttttaaaaaaagtattggTCTTTCTGTTTCACCTACTCATTATTTACacatctaaattttattttaaatctccAAGCTGGTCAACTAAGACTCATCTAAATTCGGTCAAGGGATTTCTCATGAAGATTCATCATTAGAGGCGGAGCAAGATTTGAAGTTTATGGGTTCTAAATTTGCACCGAATCCAATAGcttgttttaatttttggctttgcaatttaatatttatacatatttaatagaTTTTATGATACGAGTATACTCTCTAAGCAAAATCTATTGGTTTTATCTGAACCCGTTGCTAATATTGTAACTCTGTCCATCGTGAAGTTCGATGATTGAGAACGCGAGGGCGAAAACTATCAGTGTATTTGAGCTGTTAGAGAGTTGAAGTCTCAATTGTACCTCGTACTCAAGTGTGCATTTGGTCCTTCAGGCCAGTATAGAAGTGGATGTATAAATGGAAGCTTCCAAGAACTTGTCATTTGTGCCACTTCCAATTGTTCAAATGATTTTGATAAGTTCATCAAGTTATTTCTTAGACTCCATAGCAGCTCCTCCATCCATAGCTTCTTAGATTCAACATATTTATAGAGTTTTTAGTCTCTTAATTTTGATGTATCACAGACTTTTCATACATGTGTTTACAGGTTGCTTTTGTTGGATTTGTAACATGCACAATGTTTCTAAAAACAAGGATACATCCCACGGATTTGATGAACGGCAACTTATATCTTTCTTGTTTGTTTTTCGGCTTGATTCATATGATGTTCAACGGATTTTCGGAACTGCCTCTCTTAATATTTCGCCTCCCAGTCTTCTATAAGCAAAGAGATAATATGTTTTATCCTGCATGGTCATGGTCCTTGTGTAGTTGGATCCTGCGTTTACCTTACTCTGTAATTGAAGCTGTCGTATGGTCTTTTGTTGTGTACTGGAGTGTAGGTTTCTCACCTGGTGCTGGGAGGTATGTTCGGTTTCtgttatcttcttcttcttttatattcttttggATAATTGGAgtgtttgagtttttttttcacCAGACATACAGACAAGGCTACAGTAGATTGTTTATCCTACTTATATCCCTTTTTAAATGTTCCAGGTTTTTCCGCTACATGTTTACACTCTTTGTAGTACACCAGATGGGAATGGGTCTCTTTCGATCAATAGCTTCTATTGCACGAGTTTTGGTTGTCTCAAATACATTTGCATCAGCTGCACTGCTGATCACATTTTTATCGGGCGGTTTTATCGTGCCAAAAGGTAAGGTTGCACTTTTCTTTAGTTTGTAGCAGGAATTCATTTATTGAAATGGAGTCTCTATCCTTGCAGATATGATCAAGCCATGGTGGGAATGGGCCTTTTGGATTTCACCATTGACATATGGACAACGAGCTATTTCAGTTAATGAATTTACTTCCACACGATGGATGCAGGTGTGCTCTCTATACTGTGGAAAGCTGGATGTGTTAGTCAtagataaaacaaataaatggaATGAACAGTAATATATTCTAGAAGCTTAATCGGTCGGATcatttaaattgaaattttgtagaAGATAACCATCGGAAACCAAACTCTTGGGAATGCCGTTCTGCGATCGCACAGCCTGCCAACAGCTAATAGCTGGTATTGGCTGGGAGTAGGTGTTTTATTGTTCTACATTTTGTTTTTCAACGCTATTCTGACTCTTGCCTTGGCTATTCTCAACCGTAAGTGATATTGAACTCTTATAGTATAGATTTAGAATTGCCAACACATAGTTACCAGTATTTACttgactttgtttttctcttttttttttctttcagcAATAAGAAAATCTGGGGCAGTTGTCTCACCAGAAGCAGTGGGTGCAGATGGTAAATTATCCCCTCTTCTCATGGATGAATGGAATGTGTACTTCTTACCCATTTATGATATGTTTGGCAGGAGGTAGTAAGACTTCTGAGTCAAATGGGGACCCTGAGCCAGCGATGACTAAAAAAAAGGGGATGATACTGCCATTCCAACCACTGGCAATGACTTTCCATAATGTCAAATACTTTGTTGACATGCCAAAGGTATCTATACTGGAATTTTTTTACCTGTACATGTTGAACCGTATCATATGTAGCAGAAGACATGTACTATTTCAGGAAATGAGTTCAGAAGGAATATCTGAAAAGAAGCTGCAACTACTGTCGAGTGTTAGTGGAGTATTCTCTCCCGGTGTTCTTACCGCATTGGTTGGTTCGAGCGGAGCAGGAAAAACCACATTGATGGATTGCCTAGCTGGAAGGAAAACTTCTGGATATATAGAGGGTGACATTAAGATATCAGGATACCTGAAAAAACAAGAGACTTTTGCTAGAGTTTCAGGATATGTTGAACAAAATGATATACATTCTCCTCAAGTCACAGTTTATGAATCCCTATGTTTTTCTTCTTACCTGCGTCTTCCCAAAGAAGTGAATAAGGAACAAAGAGAGGTAGTAGCAACTGGCTTGCCGTTTTACTTTTTTATCTTCTGAACTTCAATATGTTTGATCTTTCGGATAAAATGCTAAAACCCATTTGATTTCCTTATTCTGCAGGAGTTTGTTAAAGAGGTAATGGATTTGGTGGAACTTGACTCTCTAAAGAATGCTTTGGTAGGCTTGCCTGGAAGTTCTGGCTTATCAACAGAACAAAGAAAGCGCTTGACAATTGCAGTAGAACTTGTGGCAAATCCTTCTATAATTTTCATGGATGAGCCTACATCTGGGCTTGATGCACGAGCAGCAGCCATTGTAATGCGAACTGTTCGTAATACTGTAGACACTGGCAGAACTGTTGTTTGCACAATCCATCAGCCAAGTATCGAAATTTTTGAAGCATTTGATGAGGTATGTTATCAATGCATTTGTATAATAGATAAGTTACATGACCGCCAGGGCATCCGCTCATGTGATGTTACAACATGTAGCTTCTTCTTATGAAACGTGGAGGACAAGTGATATATGGGGGGAAGCTTGGGGAGAAGTCACAAACTATGGTTGACTACTTTCAGGTACGGGCTTGTGCCTCCACCATTCACTTAGTATAATTAATTCAACTGTGCTCGATTTTCAAGAGATACAAAGTGTGTGTTACAACTTTAAAATCAAGAGGGAGATTCTTCTAGCTCTTTTCTTGGTGCAGAGGTGTTGGGATGCCTCACTAATGTTTCTCCACATTCCACTGCTTCACCGTCAATTTTAATCTTGAAGTAGTTACTACTAATTTAATTATACAAGATATTTCCATAGTGGTCTCTGTATATAGATTGTTCATGTGTTGATGCAGTTGAAATCTGATTGTACTTATAAGGAAACAGATAGCATTTTCCTTATTGAAGAGTTCAATTATATGGGGCATAGTTCCTATATTTTGGTTACTCACTTTTCAAAAGCTATTGTTCATGCTGCACGTGTTTGTGAATACATTTTGTAGAGTATTCCTGGGATACCCCCAATTCCTAGTGGTTACAATCCGGCAACCTGGATGCTTGAGATAAGTACGCCCGCTGCTGAAGAAAGGATGGGAGAAGATTTTGCAGTAATATACAGAAATTCTGAGCAGTTCAGGTGATCTTAATAAATGTCTTCATCACCTGAAGTATACTATTTAttgctctcttcatttttcctttattgACAATTTGTAGAATTTGTatctctttttaaaattaggGGAGTGGAGGCCTTAATTAAGCAACTGAGCGTCCCGCCTGAGAACTCAGAACCTCTAAAGTTCACCAGCATATACAGTCAAGGTGCATTTTCTCAGTTTAGGATCTGTCTCTGGAAGCAAAATCTTGTGTATTGGAGAAGTCCGACTTATAATGCTGTTAGGTTGTTCTTTACAACGTTGAGTGCTCTGATTCTCGGTTCTATATTTTGGGATGTCGGTTCAAAAAGGTAACTTTTCTCTTATGAAATATCTAGAGCAAACTATTGAATAATTCTTTCAGTCCTTATAAAGCAGACACAGTTGGTTGCTTGTTATATCCAATGTAAATGTAGAACAACTTCCCCTACATACTCTTTGCTGGGGATTCTTCAAGAAGGATAAATGAGAACAGTACAAGATTGCtgctcttttttcttttttatttaatgatataGAAGTAACTTCTATGGACAAAATGGCTGGATTGCCAGATTGAAAGAGCAGAACTATGCAAAATAACATAGTGGGAGAAAACCAGCAAGTAAACTAGCAATTAGAACCATTCtaaggtttcagtttccaaacATGGATTAAATATTAGAGCCTTGATTGTATCAATTTTATGATCAATTCTCAAATTATTAACTGGGGCAGTACACTTGAAATGATTCCACAGGGACTCCACTCAAAATTTGTTCGTTGTTATGGGTGCGCTTTATTCTTCATGCTTGTTCCTGGGGGTCAATAATGCTTCTTCTGTACAGCCAATAGTTGCCATTGAGAGAACAGTTTTCTACAGGGAGAAGGCTGCTGGAATGTACTCTCCTCTACCATATGCAGCAGCTCAGGTTAGCACATTCACATCAAGTACATCTTAATTGCTTCGAGTTGCAACAGATATAATAATCATATGTTGGTATTTTTTGAACTACTCAATTAGATGGTATATGAACTGCTTTTAGAAGAGATAATGAGACTGTTTACTAATACCAACTTCTTCTTTTTGGCAAACAGGGGTTAGTCGAAGTTCCATACATCTTCATGCAGACATTACTATTTGGAATCATTTCATATTTGATgatcaactttgaaaggacaGCTGGTATGAACCTAAGGAATTAATTTTCATGATCAACTCCATATTTTCTTTGCTTTTGCTATCCTTAATTCTTCAAGTAATGGGTTCATCTGCCATTATGGTTGTTTTTTCTAGAAACCGTTCTGCTGAATGTTACGCTGAAGGATTACATCTGCTTTTCTATGGAAGTGTATTTGTGTAACATGTCAAAGACCAATGTCGCATATATCATTTTCTGATGTTTTGCAGGAACTtaccatacattcatattctCTTTTTATGTAAAGCAGTAGTTGATTCACATGCCTAAATATTTAGAGTTCCAAAAGCAGTGGGCAAAATGTGATCTCCCTTTTCGTTTTGCAGTGTGCAGCTTTTATCTGTTTATTTTGATTCATGGATTTGCTTCTTTAGTAATTACTGCAGTTTATGTTgagaaattattaaaataatccatgaaaatgcagtAGTGCTTCTTGCATGAAGGTAAGCAATTTAGGTTTGGATTTTACCCAGTGAACATTCTGTTTATCTCTAGGAAACTTGGTAACACTAATTAACATGTTAACCAATAAATAAAGATGCATATGTAACCAATAGCCATTGGAATCTCAGCCCTTTCTATATCAATGAAAATTAGTTGAGATGTACATCTTTCCTCCTGACATTTGGAccattaacttcaattcatggATTTAATATGCATCTCTCTGTTGCTACTCGTTTTGAATTCTGATATGTTATTACATTATTCCATGTTCTCCCTCATGAACTGTGCTCATAGCAACTAAGTTGAACTCCTTGCTGTTTATACTTGGTTGTCAGATAATCTAACTTGTGGTTTTTCTGGTATTATGCAGAAAAATTTATCCTATATTTAGTGTTCATGTTTCTGACATTCAGCTATTTCACCTTTTACGGTATGATGGCTGTTGGTCTTACGCCAACTCCACATTTGGCTGCTGTCATTTCATCTGCATTTTATTCGCTGTGGAACCTCATGTCTGGCTTTCTTGTTCCAAAACCTGTGAGTACTATTTTCCTCAGCATACACTCATCATAAACTACAGCAGTTTTGTGTgcttaagaaaattattgttCCAATTTCTTTTGTCTGCTTATAGGAATTAAGTTGGGGACTATTGGATATATACATGCACACATTTGTAGGCAAAAGAGTGTAAATAATATTAAGTTCACTCTCTTGAGTACGTTCTTAGAAAAGAGATGTTTTGGATGATGAAGCGCCATATTAGCTTCCCAATAATATTTTGTGTGGAGtccattttaaataatatattttaatcaacCTAAGTTTATTTGGTAAATTTACTCGTATTTTATAATTCCTGTCCTAAAATCACCTAGTTTTATCATCTTTAATGCACAGGTGATCATGATTTTGAGAAGTACGTAATAATTTCCTCCTTAGAACTGTTGTAAAAGAAGTAGTTGGACTCATTAAGTTAAAATTCTGGACCTGCCTATGGCTTATTGCATTAGAGCATGTTTGTTGGAATTCCGCAAATGTATTAAGTGTAGTAGATTGCATGGTTTTTTTGGATCCTTTTATGATAATTTGCATTTTCTTTCTCTATCTTATGAAATGTAGAGTATCCCTGGATGGTGGATATGGTTCTACTACATCAGCCCAGTGGCATGGACGTTGCGGGGCATTATTAGCTCTCAACTTGGCGATGTTGAAGAAATAATAACAGGACCTGGATTTCAAGGCACTGTGAAAGAGTATCTGGAGGTCAGTCTAGGTTTTGGACCTGGATGGATTGGGTGGTCAGCTCTCGTACTTATTGGATTTTGCTTGCTCTTCTTCACAGTCTTTGCATTATCAGTCAAAGTTCTCAACTTCCAAAAAAGATGATGacattgtaatttcttttttttggcaTGAGTAGATTGCTGATCTTGAAAAGCCCTACATGATGAATAAATCTGCACTTTGTATTCAAACTATGAACTCATCTGGATAAGGGGTTTTGCTTTGTAGTAGACAAATTTTTACTTTACACATGATAAGAGCAGGGTATTGCTTAAACAGGATTAAACACATGGAATGCTTCCTTCACTTGTTAAATGATAATTTCTTTTCATTGTCACTCGAATTTCTGCAGGGGATA
Proteins encoded in this window:
- the LOC107021828 gene encoding ABC transporter G family member 31-like: MAASNGSEFFDLDVEAQNESFGRRSNAESVAEDENELMWAALEKLPTRKRTNFALVKRNETDSSVGKTHDTVDVRNLDRNTRQLVVNRAMATTAQDNYKLLAGVKERLDGVGLEIPKVEVRYENITLTANVNVGSRALPTLVNSVRDVIESILTGLRIFRPKRSSLTILNDVSGVVKPGRMTLLLGPPGSGKTSLLLALSGKLDNSLKKKGIITYNGHKLDEFCVQRTSAYISQTDNHIAELTVRETVDFAARCQGASQGFGEYMKDLDRLEKEKNIRPNSEIDAYMKASSVGGKKHSVSTDYVLKVLGLDVCSDTIVGNDMIRGVSGGQRKRVTTGEMIVGPRKTLFMDEISTGLDSSTTYQIVKCLRNFVHLMDATLMIALLQPAPETFELFDDLVLLSEGYVVYHGPQADVIEFFESLGFRLPPRKGVADFLQEVTSRKDQAQYWADNSRPYEFIPVHAIAEAFRNSRYGQDIKSFLSTPYDRSKGHPSALSTTKYAIPRWDLFKACFEREWLLMTRHSFLYIFRTFQVAFVGFVTCTMFLKTRIHPTDLMNGNLYLSCLFFGLIHMMFNGFSELPLLIFRLPVFYKQRDNMFYPAWSWSLCSWILRLPYSVIEAVVWSFVVYWSVGFSPGAGRFFRYMFTLFVVHQMGMGLFRSIASIARVLVVSNTFASAALLITFLSGGFIVPKDMIKPWWEWAFWISPLTYGQRAISVNEFTSTRWMQKITIGNQTLGNAVLRSHSLPTANSWYWLGVGVLLFYILFFNAILTLALAILNPIRKSGAVVSPEAVGADGGSKTSESNGDPEPAMTKKKGMILPFQPLAMTFHNVKYFVDMPKEMSSEGISEKKLQLLSSVSGVFSPGVLTALVGSSGAGKTTLMDCLAGRKTSGYIEGDIKISGYLKKQETFARVSGYVEQNDIHSPQVTVYESLCFSSYLRLPKEVNKEQREEFVKEVMDLVELDSLKNALVGLPGSSGLSTEQRKRLTIAVELVANPSIIFMDEPTSGLDARAAAIVMRTVRNTVDTGRTVVCTIHQPSIEIFEAFDELLLMKRGGQVIYGGKLGEKSQTMVDYFQSIPGIPPIPSGYNPATWMLEISTPAAEERMGEDFAVIYRNSEQFRGVEALIKQLSVPPENSEPLKFTSIYSQGAFSQFRICLWKQNLVYWRSPTYNAVRLFFTTLSALILGSIFWDVGSKRDSTQNLFVVMGALYSSCLFLGVNNASSVQPIVAIERTVFYREKAAGMYSPLPYAAAQGLVEVPYIFMQTLLFGIISYLMINFERTAEKFILYLVFMFLTFSYFTFYGMMAVGLTPTPHLAAVISSAFYSLWNLMSGFLVPKPSIPGWWIWFYYISPVAWTLRGIISSQLGDVEEIITGPGFQGTVKEYLEVSLGFGPGWIGWSALVLIGFCLLFFTVFALSVKVLNFQKR